A DNA window from Bubalus bubalis isolate 160015118507 breed Murrah chromosome 22, NDDB_SH_1, whole genome shotgun sequence contains the following coding sequences:
- the LOC102401100 gene encoding uncharacterized protein LOC102401100 isoform X1, producing the protein MDNLAFEMHEDAKRKVVSEGKVNTSRMEKTKQWSLMSIFLVCLLACTITTVIGVLIVSLVYVNNPQPHSEPGAQSLQTAVPMVPKAVDPKFQFLNHLSKSKVFEFPGGAIQWARYRNNANDYLSIEEEAFGSSLNSQRSQMSLGTLRIKSSGLRAPHWHFNANEHGYLVQGTAWVGVVDDGAVVTTYNVTAGQVIFFPKNTVHWIKNVGSEDCFFLLFFSTHEELQTLDVDDVFFSTPEDIASRSLKPEGGINFIRTFHKQEEDQGVNLPPNLAELVVNANYSQSPDNFVWRYFYDLKDSKEHRFPGGIIQLAQYWKNRSELSHNEKIFSEFLNQHQKALTLSTLRIYNNGLRQPHFHFNANEMGYVISGCAKVGIINAQSFTEFNIHIGDVIFFPTGTQHYIKSTCDEDLLLILAFSTGDQLQTLDMDDYLQATADHILAQLFFKKQSEFKKIPQFKEDQAVNLP; encoded by the exons ATGGACAACTTAGCATTTGAAATGCATGAAGATGCAAAACGGAAGGTTGTGTCTGAGGGGAAGGTGAACACCTCCAGAATG GAAAAGACGAAGCAGTGGTCACTGATGAGCATTTTCCTGGTGTGTCTTTTGGCTTGCACCATTACCACGGTGATCGGAGTCCTGATTGTCTCCTTGGTTTATGTCAACAACCCTCAGCCTCATTCAGAACCCGGAGCCCAATCTCTGCAAACAGCAGTTCCCATGGTGCCAAAGGCTGTTGATCCaaaatttcagtttcttaatCATTTATCTAAATCTaag GTGTTtgagttccctggtggcgcaATCCAGTGGGCCCGGTACAGGAACAACGCCAATGACTACCTCAGCATTGAAGAGGAGGCCTTTGGAAGCAGCTTGAACAGCCAGAGATCACAGATGAGCCTGGGGACCCTGAGAATAAAAAGCAGTGGCCTCCGGGCCCCTCACTGGCACTTCAATGCCAACGAACATGGCTATCTTGTACAG GGGACGGCATGGGTAGGGGTGGTTGATGATGGTGCTGTCGTTACCACGTACAATGTTACAGCTGGCCAAGTGATCTTCTTCCCGAAAAACACAGTGCACTGGATAAAGAATGTGGGGAGTGAAGACTGctttttcttgctcttcttttctACACATGAGGAACTTCAGACCCTGGATGTTgatgatgtatttttttctacACCTGAGGATATTGCTTCCAGGTCACTTAAG CCTGAAGGTGGAATTAATTTCATCAGAACATTCCATAAGCAAGAGGAGGATCAGGGGGTCAATCTTCCTCCCAACTTGGCAGAACTGGTTGTCAATGCTAATTACTCACAGTCTCCAGATAACTTTGTGTGGAGGTACTTCTATGACTTGAAAG ACTCAAAAGAACATCGATTTCCTGGAGGAATAATACAGTTGGCACAATATTGGAAAAATAGAAGTGAACTGAGCcacaatgaaaaaatttttagTGAATTCCTGAATCAG catCAAAAAGCCCTCACTTTGAGTACACTCAGGATTTATAACAATGGATTACGACAGCCACACTTTCATTTTAACGCAAATGAAATGGGATACGTAATAAGTGGATGTGCAAAG GTGGGCATTATCAATGCTCAGAGTTTCACAGAGTTTAACATTCACATTGGAGATGTGATATTTTTCCCCACTGGAACCCAGCATTACATTAAGAGCACATGCGATGAGGATTTGCTTCTCATTCTTGCCTTCAGCACTGGAGACCAG